From the Novipirellula caenicola genome, the window CTTGTCTTTACCCACGAATTTCATCCTTGATTTGACCGGTTAGTTTCATCGCGTCAAGAAGCGACTGCATTTTTCGATAGCCACGCCAGATCGTTTGCCAGCCTGGTTCGCCGTCGCTTTTGCGACCTAGGAAACCGCCGAGCTTCCCGAGTTCGCGGAAGAATTCGTAGACCGTCAGTCCCTGCACCTTCAAGTTTGGACGGAGGATCGCGAGGCACTTCGTCCACGAGGACGGCACCCGCCCGTTGGCTTTTGTCTTGTATTCAGTGCGTCCGAGTAACTTCAACTCAAACAGCCTGATCCCGATCACGCTGATTAACCCAATCAAAGCTTCCAGCCGATCTGCCGTTCGCAGAGCATGCTGTTCAATGCTGCAACCGCTCTTGATCACTTTGTGATATTCCTCGATCAGCCAACGGTGTTCGTAATCTTCAATCACCTGCCAAGCATCCTCGAACGTCTCCACTGCAAGGCTTGTTAGCAATACCCAGCGAATCGGCGTGACGCCCTTCGGGGCGTCAACTTCTTGAACAAACACCACACGCATTGAGACCTCATCGACTCCGCACTGTTTGACATAAGGGCTGCGGTGAGCTGGCGGAACGAAAGTGACCGTCGCGACCGAAACGTTGATCTTGGCCGTCCGGGCTGCTACACCAGGGCGACTACGAAGGTTCAGCTCATAGGAGCCCAGCAACTGAGCG encodes:
- a CDS encoding IS4 family transposase; this encodes MKVVDNETWVMDQFSSCELKHKKRTERLQTVASNMLACPEASLPGQNTQWKDLKAAYRLFDRPEVTHAAVCQPHWEKTRATRPGRYLMISDTTDVDHYSHQATTGLGMLGDGKGRGMQLHSCLAYDCHNQKIVGQAGAMLFYRSKAPKNESRTQRLKRTREGCYWGEVVDQVGPPPEGSQWIHVFDRGADNFESFCHLAQSGCDWIVRAAQLHRNVLDHEGETKKLCDIVDDAQLLGSYELNLRSRPGVAARTAKINVSVATVTFVPPAHRSPYVKQCGVDEVSMRVVFVQEVDAPKGVTPIRWVLLTSLAVETFEDAWQVIEDYEHRWLIEEYHKVIKSGCSIEQHALRTADRLEALIGLISVIGIRLFELKLLGRTEYKTKANGRVPSSWTKCLAILRPNLKVQGLTVYEFFRELGKLGGFLGRKSDGEPGWQTIWRGYRKMQSLLDAMKLTGQIKDEIRG